In Monodelphis domestica isolate mMonDom1 chromosome 1, mMonDom1.pri, whole genome shotgun sequence, the sequence TTCTACAAACAACTAAAGGCTATGGGAATTATCTATACACCTTGCAAACCCTCTGAATCTTGAGTCTCAACAGCTGGGCAGGGACAATCATAGTCATAATCAGTGTCTCATTTGGCCAATCCTTAAAAAAGCAGACTCCAAACATACAGCAAGGgtcagaaaaataatgaaaaaaagaaaatttaaaatgtttattaaaaaaaatacaattcctGAAAATTTCTGAGACAGTTCCTGAGGATAGTTTAGAATTTGCTCACAGCATATTTTTGTGGACCCTTTTTTTTAGGGATCAAACCTGATTTACAAATTAGTCCCTATAACAATCACAATTAAAGCTAAAATAAAAGAGAGACATGTTCATGTATTTGCCAATTAGTAGATAAGCTTCTAGGTATCTCTAATATATTAATTGGTCCTTTAAAAGATTGGGGTTTGGGGAGTTCTCAGGACCAAAACAGCCTTTGGTgtgatattgaaaaaaaaaaaagcaaaggatccCACACTTATGTAGATAATCTTCCCAGGCTCTCACCTGTGCTTGGAAGATACAGTGGTTCCACCACTTGGCTGAGCTGGGAATGGATGCGTCTCTGAGGGCGAAACCCATGCCCGGAGCTGCTTCCTCTTGCCAGAATTTTCAACTTTAGCAGTCGGGCTCTCTGCTGATGTTTTTTGGGGAGATTCTGCTCTATTTGTATGATAAGTGTCAGAGTGTAGAGAGCCAGGGAAAGAGTGTGTTGCATTAAGAGTCTCAGAAAGGGAGTGACCCGAAACAGAAGAGTCCTGAGAAGGTGACCTTTGACTCCTACTTTCCTCAGTATGGCTATTCTCCTCCCTCTGTTCCTGCCTCTCCAAACTCTCAGGGACTGGGGTCTTTTCATCTAAACCTAAGCCTTCCTCATCATGTAATATTGTGGTCTGCTTTAAAGACAACAGGGAGGAGTTAACAAAAGTTTCTGTTTTCTCTACTTGGAGGGCATTTTCATCAGGGTTCTGGTTTTCCTCCTCAAAAGAGGTGGCTGATGAGTAGGAAGATGGTGttcctgtttccagatgattctTTGTGGTTGTAGTTGTTCTGATATCTTCCAATTGGTCTATTCTCTCATCATCTGATGTTACTTCTGGAATAGAGGGAAGTGTCAGGTTCAGATCCCCCATAATTGGAGATCTGAGATCTGAAACTGAGTCAAGGCTTTTCAAGGGGTCAGACAGTAGACCTTCATGATCACTGGCTTTGCTTTGATAATTCTCACTATAATTTTCATATCGCTCAATCTTGAATAATGGTATGACCTTTTCTGAGCTGGCCCTATCTTCCATTGCCCTATCTTCTGAAGAATGCTTCCCATGAGACCCAGACATCAATACAGTACTCAGAAGTGGAGCAGAGGAAAGAAAGGTGTCAGTCTGGGAAGCTGGTTCATCATGACTGAGTCCAAGAAAAACCCTTGCTCCTGATTTTAGTGGTAAAGCAGGACTGCTTGCTTCAGTTGCCATCATTTCCTTCTCACTCACTGGAGCTTTCGACTTCAGCTCTAgagcctcatttttctccttttctataaaatgaataggcTTTTCTACCTCTTCTTCTGGAAAAAGCTCCTCAGAAAAGGAAACAcgcttcttgatcttcttgtgtcCCTCCCTATCATGCAGGCCAGTCAAACTGCTTTTTCCAACTACAGAGTCAGATGGGGTGGCCAAGTTTTCCATTTTATGAAGCACCTCAGCTCCTTTGTTAGCAGAGAGTACTCCATTATCACTGACTTTGTCTTCCAAAGATGCTCCATAGGAAGATAtaagttctttattttctttttcccaaggCTTTCCACTGGGATGCCTGATTGCCTCATTTCTATCTTGAATGAGAATTCTATTTAGTTGAGAGTCATTAGATGGAGGGAGATATTCTGGTCTGTTGTCTTGGGGAAACACTGGgacctttccttctttttgttcttttgtgaGGTGCTTATTTGCATTTTCCAATATCTCCAGAGAGGATTTTAAGGATTCCCTGTTCCCTTTACTCTTATCTACATCTACATCCCCAGTATCTTCTACAGAGATGCCATCCCCTTCATGCAATGCAGAGTGTTTATTGAGTAATTCTGGGGAACCAGAGAAAGTATTTGAAACTTGAATTAAGCCCTCTTTTTGAGATTCCATTGCAAGAAGGAAAGAAGGTCCTTCAGAACTAGCCTGGCTCTCAGGAGAAAAAGGCCAGTTTTCAATTGGAGTAGATGTAGAAACAGGACCTATGGTAGgaggtgagaaagaagaaaggacagaaaggtTTTTTGAAGATTCTGTCTCTGGTTCTTGCCCCAGTTTAGAAAGCAGGGAATCAAGGCTAGAACCAGAAGAGGtagtagaaaagaaaagagaaggatcagaaagaggaggaaacttgGTTTTGGCTTGAGCCTCTGGAGAAACTCCCAGTCTGtgaaaaggacaaaataaaatcTGCAGGTCAGTTGCAGATTCGATGTGAGAgagaaaaacatacacacacacacacacacacacacacacacacacacacacacatgagagAGAGATgttccaaagaggatttttttatacttttgatAATGTGATTATGTTAAAAGTCAAAAGAATCTAAACATCCCAGGAGAACTGACACCAATGCTTGAAACACAAAAGGAATATTTTGTTATCAAGCATGTATACCACTTAGACTTGTTAGTTATGAcctgggagaaagaaagaaatatctttCATTTAGAAGATAAATCCAGTGTCATATCACTTGATTATTATAGCagtaaaaaaagacatttaaaa encodes:
- the RAB11FIP1 gene encoding rab11 family-interacting protein 1 isoform X2, which produces MRNNITASMFDLSMKDKSRNPFGKLKDKIKGKRHEEPSDSASAIIPSTMNTVDSDDDSPTKDKKKKSKIKTLFSRSGLQKTPLSQSMSVLPTAKPEKLTLRPGDFQSQWEDDMEDESSSPSNSMSHRRTASADVKQMNFTLPKKEGLSFFGGLRSKNDQLSRSNVCINGNHIYLEQPEPKNETVPKDSTPSSSPSPQAFRKKHLFSSTENLSSRSSKESGEAGKMSLDWQLSGSLPKDSLKSLTLPSYKPLVSGDVNVTPVNMEIEKETKENKKQENKKSSLLSLVTGKKDALKNSEAESNTPSILVKEKEITPMEATAKEKEAGLVEIPVEDLDDKPEEDLSVSASRQSKSLSPTEEVPRMQSGAEPEPSHKPRPPALSARGPQTKAVKPRLGVSPEAQAKTKFPPLSDPSLFFSTTSSGSSLDSLLSKLGQEPETESSKNLSVLSSFSPPTIGPVSTSTPIENWPFSPESQASSEGPSFLLAMESQKEGLIQVSNTFSGSPELLNKHSALHEGDGISVEDTGDVDVDKSKGNRESLKSSLEILENANKHLTKEQKEGKVPVFPQDNRPEYLPPSNDSQLNRILIQDRNEAIRHPSGKPWEKENKELISSYGASLEDKVSDNGVLSANKGAEVLHKMENLATPSDSVVGKSSLTGLHDREGHKKIKKRVSFSEELFPEEEVEKPIHFIEKEKNEALELKSKAPVSEKEMMATEASSPALPLKSGARVFLGLSHDEPASQTDTFLSSAPLLSTVLMSGSHGKHSSEDRAMEDRASSEKVIPLFKIERYENYSENYQSKASDHEGLLSDPLKSLDSVSDLRSPIMGDLNLTLPSIPEVTSDDERIDQLEDIRTTTTTKNHLETGTPSSYSSATSFEEENQNPDENALQVEKTETFVNSSLLSLKQTTILHDEEGLGLDEKTPVPESLERQEQREENSHTEESRSQRSPSQDSSVSGHSLSETLNATHSFPGSLHSDTYHTNRAESPQKTSAESPTAKVENSGKRKQLRAWVSPSETHPFPAQPSGGTTVSSKHRTHPVKPMNSTVTKTLPTSLGTATIISENLLNEAIIKKYKPSDPEFAYTQLTHDELIQLVLKQKETINKKEFQVRELEDYIDNLLVRVMEETPNILRTPAQLGNKAGKM